The sequence below is a genomic window from Nostoc flagelliforme CCNUN1.
TTAATCTCTCTGTAAAATAACGGGGGTGGCTAGTAGCAAATCTTAACCTTTCAATCCCTGGTACATCATGGACATAATAAAGTAAATCTGTGAAGTTGTGCAGATGCCGTCCTTCTGCTGTTGTTCCTGGCAAATCTCTGCCGTAAGCGTCAATATTTTGACCAAGTAGAGTAATTTCCTTGTAACCTTGCCGTCCTAATTCTTCCATTTCAGCCCGGATAGCTGACGGTATGCGAGATTGTTCAACACCGCGCACATTGGGAACTACACAGTAAGTGCAGCGTTCGTTACAGCCGTAAATTACATTTACCCAAGCTGTTACCTTACTATCCCGTCGCGGCTGGGTGATATCTTCAATAATATGAACAGACTCGGTTGCGACAACTTGGTTGCCGTCGAAGACTGACTCCAGTAAATCTTTGAGGCGGTTGGCATGTTGTGGCCCCATTACCAAGTCTAATTCTGGCACTCGCCGCAATAGCGCTTCACCTTCTTGCTGGGCAACACAACCTGCAACTATGAGGGTTAAATCAGGCTGCTCATGCTTACGCTTTGCTTGTCTGCCGAGGTAGGAATATACCTTTTGCTCGGCATTATCCCGAATTGTGCAAGTATTGTAGAGAATCACATCTGCATTATTCGGATCTTCTGACCATTCAAAGCCCATGTCTTCCAAAACGCCAGCCATGCGCTCTGAGTCAGCTTTATTCATCTGACAACCGAAGGTAGTGATGTGGTAGTGGCGTTTAGAACTGGTCATGAGCAATTCTGCTTAATTAGCGTAATGTATATAAGGTTTATTTCCATTCTATAACGCTCTTAAGGCGCGTAACGCACTCCAGAACGTTTAGATTCTGCAATTAGCGATCGCAAGTAAAATCCCGAAGTTAGTGAAATTTGGCAATTTTCATTAACTCATTGCAGCAAAGCGATCGCAAATAAAATCACGAAAATAAGTCACTTTAGCTGGTAACAGTCTTGTCCCTCGTGCAGAAGTTTGAAATCTTGTCTGTTGTCTAAACTATAGTTTATATATTTGTATTTGCTTAATATTTGCTTCTTTCTTAGGTTTGAATAAGCGGTTTAAAAAATTATTTCTTAGAGGCTGTTTGAAAAGTTTTGAGGGGTCAAATTTTATGCTAATCGCCTCACCATGATCCGAATCATGGCAAGGTAGATAAATGTCTCCGATGTTTCAGGCAATAATTCATAGTCTCTAACCAATCGCCGACACCCCATTAACCAACCAAAAGTCCGCTCCACGACCCAACGTTTTTTGAGCAGCACAAAACCCTTGGTTTGTTCTGGTCGCAGAACCACCTGCACAATCCAACGACAGAAGTCCATCACCCACTGCATGAACGGATCACCATTAAAGCCGCCATCCACCCAAATGGTTGTCAAACGAGAAACCTGGTTGCTAGATTGCTTTACCCGTTTAAGAACTTTTTTGCCCCCTTCACGCTCACCCACACTGGCTGCTGTTACCAAGACCCGCAAAACTAAACCCAAGGTATCAACTGTCATAAATCGCTTGCGCCCTTTTATTTTCTTGCCCGCATCGTAGCCCACAGCTTTATGTACCATTGCAGCAGTTTTCACACTTTGACTATCAATGATTGCCTCTGATGGACTCGAATGGCGCTCCTGCTCAATTCGCGTCCACTGCCGGAGTGTATCGTGAATTTCTAGCCAAGTTCCATCTTTGCGCCAATTACGAAAATAGGTGTACACTGTCTGCCATGCGGGAAAGTCACCCGGTAGCGATCGCCATCTAACTCCTTCTACCAAGACATAAAAAATTCCGTTAAGGACTTCCCATATATCAACTTCACGCTTGCGACCACCAGGTTTTGGTTCTGGAATCATCTCACTCAGAAATTCATATTGAACACGGGTCAGATTGCTGGGGTATGCTTTACTCATGTTGCTCTCTCAGTGCTGTCTACTATCTATTCACAGCGTATACTGAGAGAGCTTTTTTACCATCTCTCCGACTTTTCAAACAGCCTCTAAGAAAGCGATCGCACTAGCTGCAATCTTCCAACGTGAGTTGAAGCTTACGCCGATATAGCGCTGCGAAGCAAAGTGCAAAAATGCGGCACTCTGACCCCAGGCGCTGCGAAGCCTCTCCCAAAATAAGAACTTACGCCCAAAACAAGTAATAGTAGAACAAATTTAAAAATCATCTAGACCCTAAGAGCTGGATAATGGTTTAGGTATTGTCAATTGCCATTTTATGTACCGTAAGAATTAAGAAATTTTCAGGCTTCCATCCTTCCCTATAGCGATATCACAGTTTCAGTAGATTCGCCCTGCGCGTGACGAGGGCGAAGATGTAAGGTGATTTCCGTATCGAGTCGCTTGAGGAAAATGAGGAGTTTGCCCTCGCCAAAGCGTTGAAACTCTCCTTTCATCAAATGAGATACTTCTGGCTGCGGAATGCCAAGAAGTTCGCTGATTTCGCGTTGTTTCAGGTTGCGTTGTTTCAAAAGGCGGAGTACCTGAATCCCTATCTTTCCCCTAGTAAAAAGTTCCGAAGCATTCTCTAAACCGAGGTCAGCGAATACGTTGCCACTGCTTTCTTCAAAAACGGGTTCCTGAGTCATTGTTGTTTCTCCCTTGCTACCGCATCCTTATAGCGTTGTTTAATCAGGTCAACATCAGCCTGTGGGGTTTTAATTCCCTGCTTTGATTTCTTTTGAAAAGCGTGCAGGACATAAATTCTCTCTGCAATCTTTACCGCATAGACGGCCCTGTAAGTATCGGTATCGTAGCGTTTGACGATTTCATACACCCCACTCCCAACCCCCTTAAAAGGCTTGGCATCCATTGGTGTTTCCCCTGCTTGCACCAATTGCAGTGCATAGCCTACTGATGCACGTACCTCTTCTGGAAATGAGCGGATATTTTTGAGAGAGTCTCCCATCCAAACCAGAGGTCGTAAAGGAATTTCTATAATATCCTCATCATCTTCCATCTTATATGAAATTTCCTATAAAACCAGTCAGACAGTAGCATGAAATGTCCCCCGCACCACTAGAGAGCTAAATTTTATTTACAGTTGATTTCCGTCTAGACATAGTGTAAACACTGGTGGAGAGAAAAATGATATCGGTTTTGATAGCAACGATTGATCAACCAGGGGTATAGAAGTGAGTATAGACAAGTCAGACCAGCCGCAACATGAGCAGATCCTATTAATGCGGATTATACCTGCAAGTGGTCATCGCGCTCCAACCATAAGCAAGTTTAATCAGCCAACGTAATCATGCGGGTTGTAGCGGTCGTGCTTGAGGGCTGATTGATAAGTCTGGGTTAACCCCCTGGAATCGCTCACGAAATAATCAGCTTTTTGGTCACTTACATTGTGTTATTAATGTTAGACAATGTAGGCTAGAACCTATGAAAATAAATCGTTTCGGCAGGGCAGAAATCCTTACCCCTGACCAAATTAATGTCCTATTTACTGAAGGCTTTGTCAACCCAAGAGACAAAGCTTTGTTTGGCGTGTGCCTTTACGCAGCCTGCCGAATCAACGAAGCTTGCACTTTGGCCGTGAAAGATGTGTTTGGCAGCAACGGTGTCAGAGGCGTTCTAGTATTACGCAGCGTCAACACCAAAGGCAAGCGAGACACAAGGGAAATCCAAGTGCATCCCAAGCTCAAGCAGTATTTAGAAGAGTACAACCCCAACCGCCGCAAAGAGTTTTTGTTTCCCGGTCGGCATGGGTTGTTACATATTCACAAGGTCAGCGCTGACAAAATCCTCAGAGATACCTGTGTGCGGCTGGGCATTGAGGGCGTTAGTACCCACAGCTTCAGGAGGACTGCGTTAACCAGGATGAGCGATGCCGGGATACCGTTGCGACACATTCAGGAGATATCGGGGCATCGGACTTTGGCAGCTTTGGAGCGATATCTGGGTGTAACCGAAAAGCAGAAGCAAAACGCGATCTCTGCTTTGGATTTTTGAATAATGTCGGCAATTTATAGAGCAAAAGCGAAAAGCTGTTTCGGTGATTGGGTTTTAGTATCGGTTCGCTCAGGAGTACCGAATCATAACCATACCTGTTGCTTCTATTGGAGAGATCCAGAAAATAAAATCGCCGCCAAGTGCTGATCAGTACGGGTGGCCGGAATTGAACCGACTCAACGCCTCTAATCTGGAGGACAGAGTTTATAAGACTCCGCTGACTACCAAGTCTCACCCGCCTAGAATCGTTACTACGGGAGAAGGTAGTTTTACCAGCAAAGCTTTAGTAAAATACTAAAATCCTTAGCCTACACTTACTCCCGTCTATTTTGGGGAGCTACATATTCGCAAGTGTAGAGGATAGGAGTTCATAAATAAATGCTTCTATACTGTGCGACTATCTTATCTTGCTTTGATAGCTACCGTCAACTAACCGACCTTGAGAACTATTCAAGAAATTTCTGGCCACAGCGACCTGGGAACGTTGCAGCGTTATCTGGAGGTCACGCCAGAGCAGAAGCGAAAGGCAGTTTCGGTGATCGGGTTTTAGCCAGGGGTAGACGTTTTGAGCATTACTAATCGAAATTCATAATTTTTAGGAGTTTTCTTAGTTATCTGAGCAAGAATATCGATTGAATGAAGGTAACAAGGAATAAAAGTATTTTTACCTTGGTCGTAGGTATGACGTGCGTTAATATCTTTATTCATCTCGCAGAGAACTTGAAAATTAGCTCCGATGATATCCAAAGAACTCTCTTTACCGGGAATAACAAGCACACAAGGCTCTACAAAGGTTTGACCTGCTTTATCGTATGCTGACTTAATATCTTCCATACAACTCGGAAAATTAGAAATTAAATAAGAAAAAGATTCTTCGACCTCATTCAAATAAGCTGATTCATCTATTTTTTTAGTTAGAAAAGCTAACTCATCTGAAAGTGAAAGACGTTTAGACTTGCCGTAATTGGGGTCTATTTTCTTGCGTCGTTTCGCTTCACCCATGTCTAATTTATCCTCTTTCTCATTTACTACGGGAACTGTAAGGTAAAACCAACTCTCAATTCCTTTCGAGTCATCACCCCGCAAGGGCTGGGCTTAAAGTTTCCCTTTTACTCTAAATATGAGGATTTACAAATCTAACATTCTTTTCTGAAGGGAGTGGAAGCGCCAGCGAGTTTTAATCCCTATTGACCCCTGAGAAATAGTACGTACAATTATACGTAGAGAACAAATGATTTTATTAAATAGGCGTTGACTGAAAACGCATAACCTATGACTCTGGGGAATTTTGGCAATATCTACTCAGATGAGCTAATTACAGCCACTGAGTTAAATCGTCAGCCTGGGCGAGTTCTGGACAAAGCTTTAGAACGTCCAGTGACAATTACTCGTAATGATCAGTCTTTCGCTTTGTTGCGCCGGGAGGAAGTAAATTCTCTTGTCAAGGCAGCTACTCAAAGTAAAGCTGTTTTTGAAACATTAACCGTCGCTTTTTCTTTATTACTAGGGGAAAAAATCGGCTTTGAACATCCTTATGGATGGTTGAGCGTGTTTGACGCAGATGATTTGCAAGAGTTTATCAAGGAGCTAAGTGAGGCTTTTCGGCTGATAGATTCCTCAACCACAGCATGGGAGATGATTGACGCGCTCATCCATGAATGGCACGAAAGCAGCATTGCTTACTCTAGTCCTGAACTGGCAGCTGCTTTTAATGCCGAAACTGATGAAGTCCCATTAACCAAACCATAAAGGGGAGTGCTGTGTAAGAGAGTATGTCAGATAACCAAGAAGAAAATCCCATAGTGGAGAATGTGGAGCCGCCAAATGTTAAACTGACGGCTCCTGAATTAAAAGAGATAGAAAGCACTTGGTTAGTGGTAGCAAAAAATCGTCGTGTGAATCGGGATTGGGAAGCTTTAATGCAGCGCCATCCAGAAAACACCCTTCGCTGTTATGAGGATTTATGTACTGCACCAACCACTAGACAGCCAGGGCGTGTTTTCCCTTTGAAGGGCAAACTCTACAAGGGGGCATGGGAATACGAGGTGACAAAAGGGGACAGAGTATTTTACGTTCCTGATGAACAACAGCTGAAAGTCGTTGTTTACTATGCAGGAAAACATCCAAATTCTGCACCCACACCGTAATTTGTACCAAGAGTCAAGAGTGCATCACAGATATACGTGACCGTCGTTGACATTTATGAGTATGATTTAGTCCAAGCGTCAAGATATAAAACCAGAAAACCAAATAACCTCCTTTATGGTTTACCAGAAATATGGACAGTCAAAAGAAAATCATAACTATCACTGGGTACAAGGGAGGTGTGGGGAAAAGCACTACAGCTGTGCATCTTGCAACCTTCTTTAGTGAACTAGGTAAAACAGTTCTTGTAGACGGCGACCAAAACCGTACCGCCCTGGCGTGGTCAAAGCGCGGATCATTCCCCTTTCCTGCTGTGGACGAACGCCAAGCCCTCAAAGTAATTGCCGATGCTCAATTTGTGGTCATCGACACCCCAGCTAGACCCGACTCCGATGATTTAAAGGAATTAGAGGCTGTTTGAAAAGTTTTGAGGGGTCAAATTTTATGCTAATCGCCTCACCATGATCCGAATCATGGCAAGGTAGATAAATGTCTCCGATGTTTCAGGCAATAATTCATAGTCTCTAACCAATCGCCGACACCCCATTAACCAACCAAAAGTCCGCTCCACGACCCAACGTTTTTTGAGCAGCACAAAACCCTTGGTTTGTTCTGGTCGCAGAACCACCTGCACAATCCAACGACAGAAGTCCATCACCCACTGCATGAACGGATCACCATTAAAGCCGCCATCCACCCAAATGGTTGTCAAACGAGAAACCTGGTTGCTAGATTGCTTTACCCGTTTAAGAACTTTTTTGCCCCCTTCACGCTCACCCACACTGGCTGCTGTTACCAAGACCCGCAAAACTAAACCCAAGGTATCAACTGTCATAAATCGCTTGCGCCCTTTTATTTTCTTGCCCGCATCGTAGCCCACAGCTTTATGTACCATTGCAGCAGTTTTCACACTTTGACTATCAATGATTGCCTCTGATGGACTCGAATGGCGCTCCTGCTCAATTCGCGTCCACTGCCGGAGTGTATCGTGAATTTCTAGCCAAGTTCCATCTTTGCGCCAATTACGAAAATAGGTGTACACTGTCTGCCATGCGGGAAAGTCACCCGGTAGCGATCGCCATCTAACTCCTTCTACCAAGACATAAAAAATTCCGTTAAGGACTTCCCATATATCAACTTCACGCTTGCGACCACCAGGTTTTGGTTCTGGAATCATCTCACTCAGAAATTCATATTGAACACGGGTCAGATTGCTGGGGTATGCTTTACTCATGTTGCTCTCTCAGTGCTGTCTACTATCTATTCACAGCGTATACTGAGAGAGCTTTTTTACCATCTCTCCGACTTTTCAAACAGCCTCTTAGAAAAGCTCTACTAAGGTTGGCTCTGCTGAGATTAGCTTCACTAAGGTTAGCCTCGCTGAGAATAGCTCTACTAAGGTTAGCCTTGCTGAGAAAAGCTGTATTAAGGTTGGCTCTGCTGAGATTAGCTTCACTAAGGTTAGCCTCGCTGAGAATAGCTCTATTAAGGTTAGCCTCCCTGATCTCGCTACAGCTAAGGTTAGCCTGAGTGAGAATAGCTTCACTAAAGTTAGCATTATTGAGAAGAGATACACTCAGGTCGCTATAGCTAAGGTTAGCCTTGGCAAGGTTGGCCTCGCTGAGGTTAACTCCATGTAAGTTAGCTCCATTGAGGTCAATATTGCTGAGATCCGCTCCACTAAGTTCAAGAATTATTTCTGGATTTTTAAGTCTCCACTCATTCCAAGCTTGCACACCTTCCCTCAGCCGAGCATAATGCTCTTCATTTGCCAATTCGGGTTCTCCTTATGTTCTATCATCAGAATCTTCAATGGGGCATAACTATGCAAATGTCATTTTCAATTAACCTCATTAAATGTAAGCATCTGCTTTGGACTATACCAGGTGTTGAGCGTAGCAGCTACCCTGGCGATGTTGTCACTTATGGGCGGAAATATCGGGGAAAATTATCCCGACATCGGGACGAAAGCTGAACACACAAAGACTTGAGCCATTTAACAACTTGCCCCCAAGGGGAGCGATGCGATTTTGTTAGATCGGACTTTAATTCTCAGTTACAGAGCTAGATTCTCAATAAAAACAGTTATTTAGCTGCGATCGCACCCCTAAATACGTGATTTAGCACCCGAATTTTAAGCACCTCACAAAATCGCATTGCTCCCCCCCCAAGTGCGATTGCACAGACTGGAACAGTTAAGAGTTAACTGATTTAACGCCCTAGATGCAGAAATTTTATCCAATCACTCCTGAAGATTTCTACCTCAGATACTTTACCCTTAAAGCCTCGATACTCAATTGTTGCGCTACAAAAATATGTTTCCATTAGTTTAACGCTCTTAATAATTCCGACTTGCCAC
It includes:
- the miaB gene encoding tRNA (N6-isopentenyl adenosine(37)-C2)-methylthiotransferase MiaB, which codes for MTSSKRHYHITTFGCQMNKADSERMAGVLEDMGFEWSEDPNNADVILYNTCTIRDNAEQKVYSYLGRQAKRKHEQPDLTLIVAGCVAQQEGEALLRRVPELDLVMGPQHANRLKDLLESVFDGNQVVATESVHIIEDITQPRRDSKVTAWVNVIYGCNERCTYCVVPNVRGVEQSRIPSAIRAEMEELGRQGYKEITLLGQNIDAYGRDLPGTTAEGRHLHNFTDLLYYVHDVPGIERLRFATSHPRYFTERLIKACAELPKVCKHFHIPFQSGDNELLKAMARGYTHEKYRRIIDTIRRYMPDASISADAIVGFPGETEAQFENTLKLVEDIGFDMLNTAAYSRRPGTPAALWDNQLSEEIKSDRLQRLNHLGNLKVAERSQRYFGRIEEVLVEDQNPKDQTQVMGRTGGNRLTFFSGDIKELKGQLVKVKITEVRPFSLTGEPVEVKQALSV
- a CDS encoding IS5 family transposase; this translates as MSKAYPSNLTRVQYEFLSEMIPEPKPGGRKREVDIWEVLNGIFYVLVEGVRWRSLPGDFPAWQTVYTYFRNWRKDGTWLEIHDTLRQWTRIEQERHSSPSEAIIDSQSVKTAAMVHKAVGYDAGKKIKGRKRFMTVDTLGLVLRVLVTAASVGEREGGKKVLKRVKQSSNQVSRLTTIWVDGGFNGDPFMQWVMDFCRWIVQVVLRPEQTKGFVLLKKRWVVERTFGWLMGCRRLVRDYELLPETSETFIYLAMIRIMVRRLA
- a CDS encoding helix-turn-helix domain-containing protein, with translation MTQEPVFEESSGNVFADLGLENASELFTRGKIGIQVLRLLKQRNLKQREISELLGIPQPEVSHLMKGEFQRFGEGKLLIFLKRLDTEITLHLRPRHAQGESTETVISL
- a CDS encoding type II toxin-antitoxin system RelE/ParE family toxin, which translates into the protein MEDDEDIIEIPLRPLVWMGDSLKNIRSFPEEVRASVGYALQLVQAGETPMDAKPFKGVGSGVYEIVKRYDTDTYRAVYAVKIAERIYVLHAFQKKSKQGIKTPQADVDLIKQRYKDAVAREKQQ
- a CDS encoding tyrosine-type recombinase/integrase, whose amino-acid sequence is MKINRFGRAEILTPDQINVLFTEGFVNPRDKALFGVCLYAACRINEACTLAVKDVFGSNGVRGVLVLRSVNTKGKRDTREIQVHPKLKQYLEEYNPNRRKEFLFPGRHGLLHIHKVSADKILRDTCVRLGIEGVSTHSFRRTALTRMSDAGIPLRHIQEISGHRTLAALERYLGVTEKQKQNAISALDF
- a CDS encoding ParA family protein; the protein is MDSQKKIITITGYKGGVGKSTTAVHLATFFSELGKTVLVDGDQNRTALAWSKRGSFPFPAVDERQALKVIADAQFVVIDTPARPDSDDLKELEAV
- a CDS encoding pentapeptide repeat-containing protein, translating into MANEEHYARLREGVQAWNEWRLKNPEIILELSGADLSNIDLNGANLHGVNLSEANLAKANLSYSDLSVSLLNNANFSEAILTQANLSCSEIREANLNRAILSEANLSEANLSRANLNTAFLSKANLSRAILSEANLSEANLSRANLSRAFLRGCLKSRRDGKKALSVYAVNR